Proteins from a single region of Macaca fascicularis isolate 582-1 chromosome 17, T2T-MFA8v1.1:
- the NAA16 gene encoding N-alpha-acetyltransferase 16, NatA auxiliary subunit isoform X5, which produces MPTLVYYFEIFILQYRKEDGEKEPPTTLLWVQYFLAQHFDKLGQYSLALDYINAAIASTPTLIELFYMKAKIYKHIGNLREAAKWMDEAQSLDTADRFINSKCAKYMLRANMIKEAEEMCSKFTREGTSAMENLNEMQCMWFQTECISAYQRLGRYGDALKKCHEVERHFFEITDDQFDFHTYCMRKMTLRAYVDLLRLEDILRRHAFYFKAARSAIEIYLKLYDNPLTNESKQQEINSENLSAKELKKMLSKQRRAQKKAKLEEERKHAERERQQKNQKKKRDEEEEEASGLKEELIPEKLERVENPLEEAVKFLIPLKNLVADNIDTHLLAFEIYFRKGKFLLMLQSVKRAFAINSNNPWLHECLIRFSKSVSNHSNLPDIVSQVLSQEMQKIFVNKDLESFNEDFLKHNATSLQHLLSGAKMMYFLDKSRQEKAIAIATRLDETIKDKNVKTLIKVSEALLDGSFGNCSSQYEEYRMACHNLLPFTSAFLPAVNEVDNPNVALNHTANYDVLANEI; this is translated from the exons AGGATGGGGAGAAGGAACCCCCGACAACACTACTTTGGGTTCAGTATTTCCTGGCACAGCACTTTGATAAACTTGGACAGTATTCTCTGGCTTTGGATTATATTAATGCTGCAATTGCTAGTACTCCAACTCTAATAGAATTATTCTATATGAAGGCAAAAATTTACAAG CATATAGGTAATCTCAGAGAAGCTGCAAAGTGGATGGATGAAGCACAGTCTTTGGACACAGCTGATAGATTCATCAATTCCAAATGTGCAAAATACATGCTTCGAGCAAATATGATAAAAGAAGCAGAGGAAATGTGCTCCAAGTTCACAAGG GAAGGGACATCTGCCATGGAAAATCTAAATGAAATGCAGTGTATGTGGTTTCAGACAGAATGCATTTCAGCTTATCAGCGTCTGGGGAGATATGGGGATGCCTTGAAAAAATGTCATGAAGTAGAAAGG catttttttgaGATAACCGATGACCAATTCGACTTCCATACATACTGCATGAGAAAGATGACCCTTCGTGCCTATGTTGACCTTTTGAGATTAGAAGATATACTCAGAAGACATGCCTTTTATTTCAAGGCTGCTAGATCAGCGATTGAAATATACTTGAAATTGTATGATAATCCCTTAACCAATGAAAGCAAACAACAAGAAATAAACTCAG AAAACCTGTCAGCCAAAGAATTGAAGAAAATGCTTAGCAAGCAGAGAAGAGCCCAGAAAAAGGCTAagctagaagaagaaagaaagcatgCAGAAAGAGAACGtcaacagaaaaatcaaaagaaaaaaagagatgaagaagaagaagaagccagTGGCCTTAAGGAAGAACTTATACCTGAAAAATTAGAAAGG GTAGAAAATCCATTAGAGGAAGCCGTTAAGTTCCTTATACCTCTTAAGAACCTTGTTGCTGATAACATTGACACTCATCTGTTagcatttgaaatatattttagaaaag GCAAGTTTCTGTTAATGCTGCAGTCTGTCAAACGAGCTTTTGCCATTAACAGTAATAACCCGTGGTTACATGAATGTTTAATTAGATTTTCTAAATCTG tgtCTAATCATAGTAATCTTCCAGACATTGTGAGCCAAGTTCTATCTcaagaaatgcagaaaatatttgtcaACAAGGATTTGGAAAGTTTTAATGAGGATTTTCTGAAACATAATGCTACCTCTCTTCAGCATCTACTTTCAG GTGctaaaatgatgtattttctgGACAAGTcaaggcaagagaaagcaattgCTATAGCCACTAGACTGGATGAaactataaaagataaaaatgtaaag ACATTAATAAAGGTTTCTGAAGCACTGCTTGATGGCAGCTTTGGGAACTGTAGTTCCCAATATGAAGAATATAGGATGGCCTGTCATAACCTGCTTCCTTTTACATCTGCCTTCTTGCCTGCTGTGAATGAAGTTGACAATCCTAATGTGGCACTGAACCATACAGCTAATTATGATGTCTTGGcaaatgaaatttga